A region of Faecalibacterium taiwanense DNA encodes the following proteins:
- a CDS encoding DUF624 domain-containing protein encodes MRDLCNTDKPLFAVLTKLTYSAYLNILWLVCSLPIVTIGASTTALFYVTLKMAEDRDDGLTRMFFKAFRENFKPATKLWLILLAVGSLLAVDGFVLRRMWSENIFWTLLTAVLIGAAVLYGIVLLYAFPLLARFENTTFGILKTAFLVGVRYLFCTLLMAAIYGIMGYVIVFVFTPAFLLGMGFCAMLCSFLMLRILYLIGGDPDAVHEEYDHDKN; translated from the coding sequence ATGCGTGACCTGTGCAATACGGACAAGCCGCTGTTTGCTGTGCTGACGAAATTGACTTACAGTGCTTACCTGAACATCTTATGGCTCGTGTGCAGCCTGCCCATCGTTACCATAGGAGCTTCTACGACCGCATTGTTCTACGTCACGCTCAAAATGGCGGAAGATCGGGACGATGGTCTGACCCGGATGTTTTTTAAGGCGTTCCGGGAAAATTTTAAGCCTGCCACAAAACTCTGGCTGATCCTGCTGGCAGTCGGCAGTTTGCTGGCTGTGGATGGCTTTGTGCTGCGCCGAATGTGGAGCGAAAACATTTTCTGGACGCTGCTCACTGCAGTGCTTATTGGTGCGGCAGTTCTGTACGGCATCGTTCTGCTGTATGCCTTTCCTCTGCTGGCACGGTTTGAAAACACCACCTTCGGCATCCTGAAAACAGCGTTTCTCGTGGGTGTCCGGTATCTGTTTTGCACCCTGCTGATGGCGGCGATCTATGGCATCATGGGGTACGTCATAGTGTTTGTGTTCACGCCTGCATTCCTGCTGGGCATGGGCTTCTGCGCAATGCTCTGCTCCTTTCTGATGCTTCGGATCCTCTATCTGATCGGTGGAGACCCTGATGCAGTACACGAGGAATACGACCATGACAAAAACTGA